Sequence from the Lepidochelys kempii isolate rLepKem1 chromosome 7, rLepKem1.hap2, whole genome shotgun sequence genome:
cacatcaacctaactctggaggtgtacacactacaatgctccTCCCGCTACTTCAACACACCTGCTATGCCGACCTAATATCACCTCAATGAGAGATTTAAAACTTAAGGTCATGTAGTTAGAGCGATGCAGTCTCAGTGgagacactgcgttgcttacattgCTTACTTCAACCTAAGTGACCTCCAAgagatgtcccacaatgcctgtcaTGACCGGTCTagtcaccattttgaactctgctgccctccagccaggtacacaggcttGCACTTCCTCCCCTTTTAAAGTCCCAGGAAGTTTTGAACTTGTTCTTTCTATGAGAGCTCTCCAACAGGAGCTGCTCAGTTGACCatgccagctccacacagcaaacacgctcctgcctggagtacacaggaggtgctggatctcctgggtctgtggggagaggagaccatGCAGTCAGAGCTCCACTCCAGCCTTAGGAACTTTAACAGGTACAGCCAGATTGCTTGGGGCATGGAGGAGAACAGCTTGTAAAAATCAAAGAGCTGTGGCAGGCATACCAGGAGCAAGGGATGCAAACAGTTGCTCTGATGTAGAGCCACAGACACGCCACTTCTATACACTCTCCATATATCTTCCAGGACCACAGCAGTATCCAAGGCACTCTACCCAGCAGGAGATTAAACACAATGACAGCCTCACAGTCATTCAGCTGCAAGAGCCTCATTGGTGTATGTCCTTGTGAATCCCGTTCCCTCCCCTTTAAAGATGCTTTCCCCTGCATATATGAAGTTTACCTCAGCATTACACAGATAGGTTAGCAtgggtgtggaaaaaaaaaaatctacttatgGAAAGTATGAATTTATCTTTATTTATATTCATCACATAGTGTCTGCTGCTAACATTCACAGACAACAGCAACGGGTGCACACAGTCATTATTAGAAGGTTCATAGCACGGTGCAAACAAACAATGCCAGGCTCagcacactacagcaacacacattactgtggctcagtgTTAAAATGCTCCCTTCAAGGCCTCCCTCAGCCAAATAGCCTCCCCATTGAGCTTCTCTTCTAgcctttcaggtttcagagtggtaaccatgttagtctgtatcagcaaaaaagaggagtccttgtggcaccttagaggctaacaaataaaaatttgttagcctctaaggtgccacaaggattcctcattgttcCTTGTTATAGCCTTGTGTTCATAACGCACAGCACAATACCAaacagcagtgcaggatccatgctttctgacAGAGATGGCTGGCTTGCAGGTTACTAGGGCAATTGAGTACCCATTGAATGATTAGATTGAAAAACTTGCATAATATAATGCTAAACCTGCCCCCAAGGGACACTGCAAACCCTTCCCCAAGACACCCTGTgaccagttgcacagtgggatagctacccatggtgcactgctctcAGTGTTGATACAAGAGCTGCTCCTGTGGATGTGCTCCATTGACACAAGGAGCATCGTGTGGACATGCAACGGTGTTTTAATTACAGAAATGGCTGTACGTCCATGTAACTTAAGTTActttaactttgtagtgtagacaaggcctaagaaatcAGGGGTACAATCAGCGGCAAATTAGTAAAGAAGCCCTCTCTAATACTTATGTCATCCACAGGGCATCAGCTATCTCTATTACTGCAACTGGAAGGGAGCTCCAAGAGACCTGCCCCTGGAATACATGGAACTGGGGTGTTTTATCCTCCAAACTAATAATCCCACATCATCCCATCCCTGACAAGGACGTAGCAAAGACAGCAGTTTCCAAGAAGGCAACCAAGACAGCATACTCACCCCAAACGTATGCAGCACAGCACCCTTAAAGGCATCAATCAGTCGAAGGAACCCTCCATTGGTTGATATGAGGATGAGCTTCCCGTCATTACTGAACTTCAAGCCTGTCCACTCACAGGTTCGATCGTACTGCATCTTGAATGTAGCAAACggacccttaaaaaaaaaagtggtggtggggggggggaatgatttGTATGTATGTGCACACAAACACTTACTttgttggtaaaaaaaaatttatatcTCCAGCACGGAAAAACATTTTAGATTCCTAAAAGGAAATAAACCAGACTGATATTGAACAAGCCAGTACTAGGTGCCACACAAAGGATGGCAGGGGAGAGTAGCAACAACCTGTCATATATTGTGATGCAGCAGTGTTCTGACACGCCACGATTCTGTCATCTCCAATAGCAACCAAACCACAACAGGATGTTTAGGAAACTTGTGGTTTCACCACCATAAAAGAAACAACAGTGAACAAACATCTGGTTCACCACTACAGTCACCAGAGAGAAGAATCAATTCTCACATTACATCTGATTATACAGGGCCAGATTTAAATGTACAATATAGTGACCATTTGCTAACAAGGCCCCCAAAGCTaatttaaactaagggctggagcATCAGCACTGTAGCTCTCATCTAAAAACAGAGCTGTTCTCCGCCCATTTGCAGCTACTGTCGCCCAGTTAGTTTTCCTTCTCTCTTGGATGTTGCTGCTAGGTCCACCTGACCTAGATATTCTTCCAGCAGGGCCAGCAAGGAGGAAGAAACATTAACTGCTGCTTCCCACGTGTTACAGGAAGCCTGAGAAATGGGTTTGAAGTTCCCTCTGACTCCTATCAGCCTCCCTACACCCAGGGGCATCATCAGCTTAAGGTAGCAATGCCATTCAGCTCCTCAGTGATGATACCCATAGGCTTGCTCCCAAGCCCTCTGTCTAGTCTCTGATGCCAGTTCTCCTGGAGCAGAGAATAAGTGGATTGTGCACTGGTAGATTGTGCTTCAGACCCCATTCTGTGTAGAAATGTGCCAGGCCTCTGAGGCAGCAGCATATGCCTGAACCTCAGAAGGTGGACCAGGTTCATAACCAGTCTTGGAGATACTGTTATCAAAGACCCCAAATGACACAAGAAAGCAAGGCTATGGAAATGGAGTATAGTTCAGTGCTGAGTATGTTGGTGGAGGGAGCACGAGGATGCAAAGGCTTATGATGGGGAGAAAAACGTGCGGGGAGAGCAAATGTCAGAGAGGAAGAGGTAGGAAGGTGAGAAGTGGTTGGGTCAGTAGGTGGGACATAACCCAGAACAAATGCTTTTTACAAGAAGTTGATCTGGGGACTCAGATTTTAATAATTCTCTGGCTCTGGGGTTAACTAGACTAACTTAAAAGTAGATCCAACATGGGATTTAAGGATCTGGTGGTGGCACCTACTTGTACAAGAAACTCTTATACAAAGCCCTTTTCATATATTAAGTTTTATCTCCTTGGTGCTGCTGGCTGTAGCACGTGCCAAGATGTTTCAAGGGATGCTCCAAAGTCCAGGGTTTACATGCTGTTTCTTGTAAGCTATAAAGTATCAGAAATGCATCTAGCTTGTCTCTTACCTTGTCAAAAGAGCGGAGATCGTACAGCTTCACCATTTCAGAATTGACTCCAGCAGCAAAGATCAGCCCCTCTGGGTCAAAGGAGCATACGGGCTTCCCCTGAAGATGCATTAAACCCTAGAACATGGAAAACAGTTAAACTTGAATTCAAGTTGGGAATACTGGCGTATGCACTAAGTCCATTTCTGACAGCTCCctcagctgtgcacagatccaGCAGGGCAGTCTGCTGGTAGAACAGCTGGGTTTTCAATGGTCAGTCTTCAGTCTTATCAAGAATCTTTCAAAAGGCAGCTTCTCATGTCCCACACTGGCACTAGCCTCTCAATTCTGTACATGGAGTATCAACAAGTGGCTAAGTGGCCATTCATCCAGAAAGGGTATGAGGAACTAAATACATGGCCTCAACTCATCCCTAGTGGCACGTGATTATTATGGAACACTGTGAAAAGGACAATCCTAAGAGGTTAGTCAATTTAATACATTCTAAAAGTTAAAAGGTTTAGGACAGAGAGATGAGAAAGACTTTATATTAGCTTCACTATTAAGGTGAAATAATCTGATCGGTCTGAATTACTGCTGAAGAAATTTAGGAAAACAATTCAGATACACCCCCTGCTCAACACCCAACTACATCTCCTATGGGAAAGAAACTTGCATCACAAGAACAAAAGTAACCAACCAGAACAAGGAGTGCTGCAGAGGCAACATACTACACACTTCTGTGGGGAAGGGAGACGCATCTTGTATTAGTAACAATTATCACTTCTGAGAGTTTCACAGAACACTCCTGCTGGAAGTGATGGAGGTTGTGGGGCTAAAAGACTGACCATTCAGGGAGATGAGCACCCACGTGCAGCTCTGATAAACACTGTCACTACCTATGCTGATTTAACACAAAAACAAACCTTCTACAAGCTAGGAGGCAAAAAAAGTGTTAAACCAAAGAGATCAGATTCCCACACAAGGGTTAGCATAAGAGTCAAGGACAAAATTCTCACTCCACACAAactttgcactggtttaactacaGGTGTTACGTTAAATAACATAATGCAGCTTTGTTTAGTGGACACTCTTGCAACAttgtgtttagacaagccctcagcATGAACCTGAAAAACAGGGGAAATTAAGATTTTTACAATGTCAAAATTACATAAAGTCGCACATAGAATGGAAGTGAGATGTGGAGAACAATGTCACATCAGCAATATCTGCTGACTTCCCATGAGACCAAGCTAAAATTTAGAAAGCAAGAGGCTCTTACCAACATGCACACTACCAAAGAAAGCAAGGTTTCTGATTTAAAGGGCTTGTGCTTAGGCAGGTATAACTATGCTgcgagaaaaaaaaaaaaagttttcaatttGTGCTTTACAGCTGGTCCTCATGAATCAGTGACTGTCTCCCTCTGAAGCTCTGTACTCCCAGTAAGGACGGAGGCATGTTTAGGACCTGCCAGTCTCTTCAACAAACATTTTTTCAACACTGCAAATATCGCAAGAGTCAAGGTGTGTGAATGCCAGGTACTTTCAGTGTCCATTTTATAGGAAGGCCTATTCAAGTTTCTGCTTTGGAGGGATTTTACTATGAAACCAGAAATACTAAGTACAGCATAATGGAGGTAACTGGTAATAACGAGAGATGTTAATGAATATACAATGTTACGGTAAGCTTTAGACAGCATTTTGGATAATTGACAAATTAGTTATAACATCCACAGCACTTGAAACAGTACGGGCTTATCATAGACAAAGTTGCAGTGTTAACATAGGGTGAATCTTCCAGCTTCCCCAAGTTTAATTCAGCTGGGAAACCCTGGAATCCTCCTGGCTTTAAGTCTGCTTGTGTATTTAACTGcttaatgtttttcattttaaaaaaacaaacaaacaaagccagaGCACTCAAGTAAGGGGTCCCATTCTGTCACCACTGATTCCAAGGTACATGAGAGACTTCTAGAGAAGACTGAAGACTGTTTGAGGCTACGGTGTCATTAATATGCTGACAACACCCAACTAGCTCCTTGTTTCATCAGCTTCAGAAGTTGCTCTTTTCTTGCCCTTCCAGCACTTCCCCAAGATAGAACCTGGAGGAAAGTGAGTGAGGACAGAGTGTATGCACAAAATGAATACCTAAACAGGGATTCTGCCTGAGATGACTTCTTCCGAATTCCAAGAATGCTGGTGGCAACCATGTAATACTTCATGATAGTATAAAAACGAGACCACCTATTTATTTAATCTACAACCCATTTTTCATCATTTCAAACTAGAAGCTTTCTTGCACATTTCATGGCAACTGTCAGCAGACATACAAGTGAATTTGGTATCCCACCTGGCAGTTTGGAGAGCGGAGATCCCAAAGTCGGATGGTTTTATCGAGTGATCCAGAAATAAAGGTATCATCCACTGGAGACATGGACAGGGCAACCACTCTGCAATACAGAAGATTAGACAGATCGGGTATCACACAGGTGTGCAAGAAAGTTAGCAAACTAACTATTATCCTGTTGGCTTCACACAAGTTCAAAATACTTAACATTTTTTATGGCATGAGAAGCAAAGTGAATTAAGTCTAACATGGTTTAGGTTCATTACAACACTGCTTTAGCCTCTCTTGTTCTGTTTCATAGCCACCAAAATCTTGATCACCGAAGTGTCCCCTTGTCACATCTCTTACCTCTTGCTGTGCCCTGGAAAGTATCGGATGTATTTATTATCATGTAGGGAGAGGTAACGAATTGtatctgaaagaaaatataagGAACACATAAGCATATATCATACAATAAATGTTCTCCACCAGATAGCAATGATGGTCTGCTTTGTCTTCAAGAGGGATGCTAAAATGGGATCAACTGAATTAGAAACTGAAACAAAGCAGtctggaagaaaaagaaacagcagaactagTGAGGATGGTCCCAATGGTCTGGAGAGAACACGAATACTTCATGTAGTGTAAATGAATTGCCATGAGATGTATACAGTTCTCTACTCCAAAGTTactgaagcaaaataaaaatcaaataattgTTCAGTTTTTACTCAAGCATTTCTCACAGAACTACAGCTTTCTAAAAGTTCATGCCAGCATTTCCTGTTAGAAAGGAAGGGAGTATAGATTTATCATGCAAATACCATAGTCCTTTTAATGCAGCCATGCAAGAAGAACTGTCTCCAGCTAAATAACCACAGCAAAGGTGTGAACTTTGTCACTCAAAACGACAATGAGGCCATGTCTATACATACAGCTCTTCCGTCAGAATAagaaacccacctccacgagtggagagagaagctctccctccaacatagtgctgtgcacattACCTCTTATggtggtataacttatgtcgctcagggtgtggaatattcacaccactgagtgacgtaagttttgctggcataggctgtagcgtagacatagtcTGAGATGCAAATGTCAAAGCCAGGCTGGGACCATTTAAATACTAATTGCTAAGCACAGGCATTAAATACCTCAGaagaagaggtttttttaaaacaaaacaaaaaacaaaaacaaaaaaacttgttCCCTTTGTGCTTTCTTGCACCTCTTCCTGACTGGAAAAAGCTTTGGGAGTAAAGGAGGAATAAGTAACGAGAACAGAAGAAAAGACCCTTTTCATCTAACAGCACTTTCTTTACAAAAACGTAAAATAGCACAGGACAGAATTGATCATAGTATTTTGAAGTCAGTAATTCTTTTAAGTGGCCTTCACCAAATATAGACTACAGTACTAACAGCAATTTTCTTTTGGAAGATTCTGTTGAGATTTTTCACCGCAGATTGAAAGAATTCT
This genomic interval carries:
- the WDR82 gene encoding WD repeat-containing protein 82 isoform X2 codes for the protein MKLTDNVLRSFRVAKVFRENSDKINCFDFSPNGETVISSSDDDSIVLYDCQEGKPKRTLYSKKYGVDLIRYTHAANTVVYSSNKIDDTIRYLSLHDNKYIRYFPGHSKRVVALSMSPVDDTFISGSLDKTIRLWDLRSPNCQGLMHLQGKPVCSFDPEGLIFAAGVNSEMVKLYDLRSFDKGPFATFKMQYDRTCEWTGLKFSNDGKLILISTNGGFLRLIDAFKGAVLHTFGTQEIQHLLCTPGRSVFAVWSWHGQLSSSCWRALIERTSSKLPGTLKGEEVQACVPGWRAAEFKMVTRPVMTGIVGHLLEVT